One window of Mycoplasmopsis gallopavonis genomic DNA carries:
- a CDS encoding MSC_0624 family F1-like ATPase-associated membrane protein, with product MVNFFCPSLSYLVFIKVRFISFVFKVLLSLTAFALLSILVIKAESIDKLFTDQNQNYKMLDSALNTENKMSLIYITLIVFAFVIGFGGSFYATYFNKQTKRKSLILEIFAFAAFGLLATFIYLSAKMPISYKSAGIIVKSNIDHLNYGLFFIVALLLLICYFAIAKYVVDKRNQMNFRELLISIFAFFLFLSFLIFGIGANSRFNQNIISLGVVLFLVGFMILTKIIFKRISIKIKFILSICFILFGAILIVDALDLLMSANQNKLLSSIYLTLDLHSLLVLVVLAFIFVVIIVQIAKWAYLFYLVKKVEKYQAQNKIKEVH from the coding sequence ATTGTTAATTTTTTCTGTCCTAGTTTATCCTATTTAGTTTTTATTAAAGTTCGTTTTATTAGTTTTGTTTTTAAAGTTTTATTAAGTTTAACTGCTTTTGCTTTACTTTCAATTTTAGTAATTAAAGCAGAAAGTATTGATAAATTATTTACTGATCAAAACCAAAATTACAAAATGTTAGATAGTGCTTTAAACACAGAAAACAAAATGAGCTTAATTTACATTACCTTAATTGTTTTTGCATTTGTAATTGGTTTTGGAGGCAGTTTTTACGCAACATATTTCAATAAACAAACTAAACGCAAATCACTAATTTTAGAAATTTTTGCTTTTGCTGCATTTGGTCTTTTAGCAACATTTATTTATTTAAGTGCTAAAATGCCAATTTCATACAAAAGTGCAGGAATTATTGTTAAATCAAATATCGATCACTTAAATTATGGATTATTCTTTATTGTTGCACTTCTTTTATTAATTTGTTATTTTGCAATTGCAAAATATGTTGTTGATAAAAGAAATCAAATGAATTTTAGAGAACTTTTAATTTCGATTTTTGCTTTCTTTCTCTTTTTAAGTTTTTTAATTTTCGGAATTGGAGCAAATTCTAGATTTAACCAAAATATCATTAGTTTAGGTGTTGTTCTTTTCTTGGTAGGATTTATGATTCTTACTAAAATTATCTTTAAAAGAATTTCTATAAAGATTAAATTCATTCTTAGCATTTGTTTTATTTTATTTGGTGCTATTTTAATTGTTGATGCTTTAGATTTATTAATGAGTGCAAACCAAAATAAATTGTTATCTTCAATCTATTTAACTCTTGACTTACATAGTCTTTTAGTTTTAGTAGTTTTAGCATTTATCTTTGTAGTGATTATTGTTCAAATCGCAAAATGAGCTTATTTATTCTATTTAGTCAAAAAAGTCGAAAAATATCAAGCTCAAAACAAAATAAAGGAGGTTCATTAA
- the rplQ gene encoding 50S ribosomal protein L17, with translation MANPTQIYSRDTKWRNGVMRSLVSELFANGRITTTVTRAKEVRRHAERMLTKAKNPTLANRRIVAGYLRPIQAKNGQEVLKFLFSEIAPKYAERQGGYTRIIKLPKRQGDNTRMAIIELV, from the coding sequence ATGGCGAACCCAACACAAATTTATTCACGTGATACAAAATGAAGAAATGGTGTAATGCGTTCTTTAGTTAGTGAACTTTTTGCAAACGGTAGAATTACAACTACTGTTACAAGAGCGAAAGAAGTTAGAAGACACGCAGAAAGAATGCTTACTAAAGCAAAAAACCCAACTTTAGCAAACAGAAGAATTGTTGCTGGATATCTACGTCCAATTCAAGCAAAAAACGGTCAAGAAGTACTTAAATTCTTATTTTCAGAAATTGCACCTAAATACGCTGAAAGACAAGGTGGATACACAAGAATTATTAAATTACCAAAACGTCAAGGTGACAACACACGTATGGCAATCATTGAATTAGTTTAA
- a CDS encoding APC family permease produces MKKQKVRKIGFFASLAISVSSVIGIGIFFKNISIFKNQVIASASNPPISQFSIYSFLLVWILGGLISLLTAYCFIQVGKSHNSKSGLAGWIRHFSSPIQGNIAKVAHAIFYYGILCSILPILSTEMIFQAVATIRGISVEQIPFIYVVLTGIFVYLAILAINFLALNVMVAIQKFSFFFKIVPLAIAIIIAFVGSATNPTINTTTPNLGTEYVPSTHGFNWSGLFLSLPIVLFAFDSFLSIGNLASDMAKPKQIPLVSVLTIVIAAVIYFLISLGVGLTGYPNVVQIFSIIVKNKPNLVKGLQIAIYLLLGVSGYFVCNSISLATLRSHQALVEEKQILGYQWLHKLNLKKSGLGGLVLQLIFYFGFILIVGLISIFTKQDSILDALTNLPVTIFFLVYAYAIFLAWKDSIKQQKEASTIFKIVAPITILLIAFIMGFDLFYKNLYLLIQKQPSNSGVFYPYPNWTYFIEGIIFWTVLAIFIIFLVLNYFIVRKNHKKEQWQDFNSLAFGNFLANNNHTN; encoded by the coding sequence ATGAAAAAACAAAAAGTTAGGAAAATAGGTTTTTTTGCTTCATTAGCAATTAGCGTCTCTTCCGTAATTGGGATTGGGATCTTTTTTAAAAATATTAGTATTTTTAAAAATCAAGTAATTGCAAGTGCAAGTAATCCACCAATTTCACAATTTAGTATTTATAGTTTTCTTTTAGTTTGAATTTTAGGAGGTTTAATTTCATTATTAACTGCTTACTGCTTTATTCAGGTTGGTAAATCTCATAATTCTAAGTCAGGTTTAGCAGGTTGAATTCGTCATTTTAGCTCACCAATTCAGGGAAACATTGCTAAAGTGGCTCATGCTATTTTTTATTACGGAATTTTATGTAGTATTTTACCAATTTTATCAACAGAAATGATTTTTCAAGCAGTAGCGACAATTCGAGGTATTTCGGTTGAACAAATTCCATTTATTTATGTAGTTTTAACCGGAATCTTTGTTTATTTAGCAATTTTAGCCATTAACTTTTTGGCTTTAAATGTGATGGTCGCAATTCAGAAGTTTTCATTCTTTTTTAAAATTGTGCCACTTGCAATTGCGATTATTATTGCTTTTGTCGGTTCAGCGACAAATCCAACAATTAATACTACAACACCAAATTTAGGAACTGAATATGTTCCTTCAACACATGGATTTAATTGAAGTGGTCTCTTTTTATCACTTCCAATTGTTCTTTTTGCTTTTGATTCATTTTTATCAATTGGAAATTTAGCTAGTGATATGGCAAAACCAAAACAAATTCCACTAGTATCTGTTTTGACAATAGTAATTGCAGCTGTTATTTATTTTTTAATTTCATTAGGAGTTGGACTAACAGGATATCCAAATGTTGTTCAAATTTTTTCAATTATTGTTAAAAACAAACCGAATTTAGTTAAAGGTCTACAAATTGCCATTTATTTACTACTTGGAGTTAGTGGTTATTTTGTATGTAATTCAATTTCATTAGCAACATTAAGAAGTCATCAAGCTTTAGTTGAGGAAAAACAGATTCTTGGTTATCAATGATTACACAAATTAAATCTTAAAAAATCAGGTTTAGGCGGATTAGTTTTACAACTTATCTTCTACTTTGGTTTTATTTTGATAGTAGGCTTAATTAGTATTTTCACAAAGCAAGACTCGATTTTAGATGCTCTGACTAATTTACCAGTTACAATCTTTTTCTTGGTGTATGCTTATGCAATATTTTTGGCATGAAAAGATTCAATTAAACAACAAAAAGAGGCAAGTACAATTTTTAAAATTGTTGCCCCAATAACCATTCTTTTAATTGCATTTATTATGGGTTTTGATCTTTTTTACAAAAATCTTTACTTGTTAATTCAAAAACAACCAAGTAATAGTGGAGTATTTTATCCATATCCAAACTGAACATATTTTATTGAAGGAATTATTTTTTGAACAGTTTTAGCAATTTTTATTATCTTTTTAGTTTTAAATTATTTTATTGTTCGAAAAAATCATAAAAAAGAACAGTGACAAGATTTTAACTCACTTGCTTTTGGAAATTTCCTTGCAAATAATAACCATACTAATTAA
- a CDS encoding putative immunoglobulin-blocking virulence protein translates to MIRARKNKILKSMLVLGSSIMGAIGISSIVFHSRAKSDIEEKTSLGERVVEPILSDHINIIIKPQFNSLSDVNVILDEIETTVEFHYGEEIIGQRLKFKTKKNQELKYNIAKDIPEGYMLVPELYPKGSDIVLNPGELNIIQIQPIKQAQKTTFRFIDIANNQEVGTPVILDLEDFNQFNLMTYLPEGYQLPKNHEAPELVLGKVNDILVDKIHKEYTTWILYKLHDNAQTLIHKQKVITIDDQKIHPSLYIPQGYEFEAQSIQPQPIEELEHKNEYTFFIKKTQVKHTTTFIFKYQGQQIGDLQKIITYGEVGISLEQIKKLKPKAYEISSSYDANSIKFDQTNIVPLDKIREKDLTRFIFKTVDNQIIKNILFEEFKDVTLTIEQFLPQDYKLAPENTKRDISRGKTDNTNTYLVELINKPPKPEPIPEKPKPEPEPVPTPEKPVEPKPVPPAPKNNTSNKLSKEEINKIIQAGGSTIDARAQRYDKPSTMPVVEGAKLSGEILTAQKQKLTNMRALVAKISSPNYTFNAEDLRKVYSNLSDAELGRLVKYLNGATLKELGTVSAFPMADLTTEQQKESLKNQLNAMLEDADKYLAEGKILVFGNSFVDLNPRWGFPSDDYNPAFVRNKELNLKRGLANSGNNAKWGRNGSQLGNGDYYGWKKKSLWKDPKYKTKTNPEWSFGSDNRTFIGGSGITTMEYTATDDNDAGKKQGKQLITFMDASNPQAVQDIIEYLKQRPEISGLFIKNIGTKNPEQDISEILRDIPSSINKLTLIFDTEKMAGISYLKNKHFAQVELGTSINNVDDNLGDMSNRPFIYGWGIDPIIFQHTDFVAHDWTATKGFDNYQSSQVQYGPIQFNIIRPSADSSFEEVKKAFDIVLETHKDWRIFNGEHGDQGWPIKIDLSETKLKSLKDINLYKHKFRVLKLPSSGTTFTLDISDLGASQYSAILADWGPNEKPKILFGNDRTTKIHFKGNASDFSGKWAKELQGFLTGVVNNTNIRTIVVDNDDVLQILKGSPAWDSRFQIRTALEEERGGGFDFD, encoded by the coding sequence ATGATTAGAGCTAGAAAAAATAAGATTCTAAAATCAATGCTTGTGCTTGGAAGCTCTATAATGGGTGCGATAGGGATTAGTTCTATCGTTTTTCATTCTCGTGCAAAATCAGATATCGAAGAAAAAACAAGTTTAGGTGAACGGGTAGTTGAACCAATTTTATCAGATCACATTAATATCATTATTAAACCGCAATTTAATTCATTAAGCGACGTTAACGTTATTTTAGATGAAATTGAAACAACAGTGGAATTTCATTATGGAGAAGAAATCATTGGTCAACGCTTGAAATTTAAAACTAAGAAAAATCAAGAACTAAAATACAACATTGCAAAAGATATTCCCGAAGGATATATGCTTGTCCCTGAACTTTATCCAAAAGGTAGCGATATTGTTTTAAATCCTGGTGAATTAAATATTATTCAAATTCAACCAATTAAACAAGCTCAAAAAACAACTTTTAGATTTATTGATATAGCTAATAACCAAGAAGTGGGAACACCTGTTATTTTAGATTTAGAAGATTTTAACCAATTTAATTTAATGACTTATTTACCAGAAGGGTACCAATTACCTAAAAATCATGAAGCTCCTGAACTTGTTTTAGGAAAAGTGAATGACATTTTGGTTGATAAAATCCACAAAGAATATACTACTTGAATTTTATATAAGTTACATGATAATGCTCAAACATTAATTCATAAACAAAAAGTAATCACAATAGATGATCAAAAAATTCATCCATCACTTTATATTCCGCAAGGTTATGAATTTGAAGCTCAAAGTATTCAACCGCAACCAATTGAGGAACTTGAACACAAAAATGAATATACATTTTTCATTAAAAAAACACAAGTTAAACATACTACAACTTTTATCTTTAAGTATCAAGGTCAACAAATTGGTGATTTACAAAAAATTATCACTTATGGCGAAGTTGGAATTAGTTTAGAGCAAATCAAAAAACTCAAACCAAAAGCTTATGAAATTAGTTCTAGTTATGATGCAAATTCAATTAAATTTGATCAAACAAATATTGTTCCATTAGATAAAATTCGTGAAAAAGATTTAACAAGATTTATTTTTAAAACAGTAGATAATCAAATTATTAAAAACATTTTATTTGAAGAATTTAAAGATGTTACTTTAACTATTGAACAGTTTTTACCACAAGATTATAAACTAGCTCCTGAGAATACTAAAAGAGATATTAGTAGAGGTAAAACGGATAATACAAACACCTATCTTGTTGAGTTAATTAATAAACCTCCAAAACCTGAACCAATTCCTGAAAAACCCAAACCTGAGCCAGAACCTGTTCCTACTCCTGAAAAGCCAGTAGAACCTAAACCAGTTCCACCTGCTCCGAAAAATAATACTTCTAACAAATTAAGTAAGGAAGAAATTAATAAAATTATTCAAGCTGGTGGTTCAACAATTGATGCTCGTGCTCAAAGGTATGATAAACCATCAACTATGCCAGTTGTTGAGGGAGCAAAATTAAGTGGAGAAATTTTAACTGCTCAAAAACAAAAATTAACTAATATGCGTGCATTAGTTGCAAAAATTAGTAGTCCAAATTATACTTTTAACGCTGAAGATTTACGTAAAGTTTATAGTAATCTCTCAGATGCTGAATTAGGTAGATTGGTTAAATACTTAAATGGTGCAACTTTAAAAGAATTAGGTACAGTTAGTGCTTTCCCAATGGCAGATTTAACAACTGAACAACAAAAAGAAAGTTTAAAAAATCAATTAAATGCAATGCTTGAAGATGCTGATAAATATTTAGCAGAAGGAAAAATTTTAGTTTTCGGAAATAGTTTTGTCGATCTTAATCCAAGATGAGGTTTCCCAAGCGATGATTATAATCCTGCTTTTGTTAGAAACAAAGAGCTTAATTTAAAACGTGGTCTCGCTAACTCAGGAAACAACGCAAAATGAGGACGTAACGGAAGTCAACTTGGAAATGGTGACTATTATGGTTGAAAGAAAAAATCATTATGGAAAGATCCTAAATATAAAACAAAAACTAATCCAGAATGATCTTTTGGTTCAGATAATCGAACCTTTATTGGTGGTAGCGGAATTACAACTATGGAATATACAGCTACCGACGATAATGATGCAGGTAAAAAACAAGGTAAACAATTAATTACTTTCATGGATGCATCAAATCCACAAGCGGTGCAAGATATTATTGAATACCTTAAACAAAGACCTGAAATTTCGGGATTATTTATCAAAAATATAGGTACTAAAAATCCAGAACAAGATATTAGTGAAATTTTAAGAGATATTCCAAGTTCAATCAATAAATTAACTTTAATTTTTGATACTGAAAAAATGGCCGGAATTTCTTACTTAAAAAACAAACACTTTGCACAAGTTGAATTAGGAACAAGTATCAATAATGTTGATGATAACTTAGGAGATATGAGCAATAGACCATTTATTTATGGTTGAGGAATTGACCCAATTATTTTTCAACATACAGATTTTGTTGCTCACGATTGAACTGCTACAAAAGGATTTGATAATTATCAATCAAGTCAAGTCCAATATGGTCCAATTCAATTTAATATAATTCGTCCAAGTGCAGATTCTAGTTTTGAGGAAGTGAAAAAAGCCTTTGATATTGTTTTAGAAACTCATAAAGATTGAAGAATCTTCAATGGAGAACATGGAGATCAAGGTTGACCAATTAAAATTGATCTTTCTGAAACAAAATTAAAATCTTTAAAAGATATTAATCTTTATAAACATAAATTTAGAGTATTAAAACTTCCTTCAAGCGGAACAACATTTACACTTGATATTTCAGATTTAGGTGCTAGTCAATATAGTGCAATTTTAGCGGACTGAGGACCTAATGAAAAACCAAAGATTTTATTTGGAAATGATAGAACAACTAAAATTCATTTTAAAGGAAATGCTAGCGATTTTAGTGGGAAATGAGCTAAGGAGCTACAAGGTTTCTTAACTGGTGTAGTAAATAACACCAACATTCGAACAATTGTTGTTGATAACGATGATGTTCTACAAATTTTAAAAGGTTCACCAGCTTGGGATTCAAGATTCCAAATTAGAACCGCTTTAGAAGAAGAAAGAGGAGGTGGATTTGACTTCGATTAA
- a CDS encoding IS3 family transposase gives MFIFYIFKGEKMGKHFTEEQEKEIYNTFFQLGKKYAIELMYKYGAKAKDKYVKARLRGILKHYNCNMNKKPRKPGTGRSRKVKEQDINWDIFTREDLIEIAKRYREITKDKFKTEKVQEASNINMASYKLAILLYLCRQTISKHKRNNFAPKNKSRKIKYQDLIIDSFKQNRSKYGRQKLKYFILKHYKIDINERTLGRYMNALGLFCNIRKRKKLKEVKNTSIIKENIVNRDYNDVYNRNIYATDVTYLPATKDAINNNVYLSVVIKHKTKEIISFSLSKFNDSKLIYKTFENVDFEKSFILHSDHCSTYTSDDFSRFIQNKGGIISLSKVGNSLDNRVVEYWFSNLKTELIRDLNIKAMTLSELEKVISNYVNWYNKFRIQSCLNWKTPYEYSMGLSNLINC, from the coding sequence ATGTTCATTTTTTATATTTTTAAAGGAGAAAAAATGGGTAAACATTTTACAGAAGAACAAGAAAAAGAAATTTATAATACATTTTTTCAATTAGGCAAAAAGTATGCAATTGAACTTATGTATAAATATGGTGCAAAAGCAAAAGATAAATATGTGAAAGCAAGATTACGAGGAATATTAAAACATTATAATTGTAATATGAATAAAAAACCAAGAAAGCCTGGAACCGGTAGGTCAAGAAAAGTGAAAGAACAAGATATAAATTGAGACATTTTTACACGAGAAGATTTAATTGAAATTGCAAAAAGATATAGAGAAATTACAAAAGATAAATTTAAAACAGAGAAAGTTCAAGAGGCATCAAATATTAATATGGCTTCGTATAAACTTGCTATTTTGTTGTATCTTTGTAGACAAACAATATCCAAACATAAAAGAAATAATTTTGCTCCTAAAAATAAATCCAGAAAAATAAAGTACCAAGACTTGATTATTGATTCATTTAAACAAAATAGATCTAAATATGGTAGACAAAAATTAAAATATTTTATCTTAAAGCACTATAAAATAGACATAAACGAAAGAACTCTAGGAAGATATATGAATGCCTTAGGTTTATTTTGCAATATCAGAAAAAGAAAAAAATTAAAAGAAGTAAAGAACACATCTATCATAAAAGAAAACATTGTGAATAGAGATTATAACGATGTATATAACAGAAATATATATGCTACTGATGTAACATATCTCCCAGCGACAAAAGATGCGATAAACAATAATGTTTATCTTTCAGTAGTGATTAAACATAAAACTAAAGAAATAATTAGTTTTTCTCTTTCCAAATTTAATGATTCAAAATTAATTTACAAAACATTTGAAAATGTTGATTTTGAAAAAAGTTTTATACTACATTCAGATCATTGCTCAACTTATACATCTGATGATTTTTCTCGTTTTATTCAAAATAAAGGTGGAATAATTTCACTTTCAAAAGTGGGAAACAGTTTAGATAATAGAGTTGTGGAATATTGATTTTCAAATTTAAAAACTGAATTAATTAGAGATTTAAATATCAAAGCTATGACTTTGAGTGAACTAGAAAAAGTAATATCTAATTATGTTAATTGATACAACAAATTTAGAATTCAATCATGTCTAAATTGAAAAACCCCATACGAATATAGTATGGGGCTATCCAATTTGATAAATTGTTAA